GAACTGGGGGCAGGAGTAGAGGAATTCCCAGTATTCCTCGTCGGTGCAGAACCCCATGACCCGCTCGACGCCGGCCCGGTTGTACCAGCTCCGGTCGAAGAGAACGATCTCGCCGGCGGCCGGGAGATGCGCCACGTAGCGCTGGAAATACCACTGGGTCCGCTCGCGCTCGGTGGGCTTGGCCAGGGCGGCCACGCGGACCTGACGCGGATTCAGCGTCTGGATGATCCGCTTGATGACGCCCCCCTTGCCGGCCGCGTCCCTGCCCTCGAACAGGACCACGACCTTGAGCCCTTCCCGGGCCACCCAGTCCTGGAGCTTGGTCAGCTCCGCCTGCAGCCGCCGGAGCTCCGCTTCGTAGACTTTCCGCTTCAGGCGCCGGGGACGTTTCTTCAATCCGTCGCTGGTGGTCGGCTCGATCGGGGCGTCCATACTCTCCTCTATTAGGAAAATACCAGTTCAGCTCCTCCGTTTGAACACGGAGAGCCATCCCAGAATCAGAGTCGCCAGCAACGTGACGAAGAAGGAGACCGGCAGCGGCCACATCCAGGAAACGGCCTTCAGCCGGACCAGCAGCCGGCGCGACCCCAGGGTCACCACGTCGTCGGGGGCGATCAGGGCAGGCGACCCG
This is a stretch of genomic DNA from Acidobacteriota bacterium. It encodes these proteins:
- the ppk2 gene encoding polyphosphate kinase 2, encoding MDAPIEPTTSDGLKKRPRRLKRKVYEAELRRLQAELTKLQDWVAREGLKVVVLFEGRDAAGKGGVIKRIIQTLNPRQVRVAALAKPTERERTQWYFQRYVAHLPAAGEIVLFDRSWYNRAGVERVMGFCTDEEYWEFLYSCPQFERMLLRSHLHLIKYWFSVSDDEQERRFQARIRDPRKRWKLSPMDLESRLRWVEYSKAKDAMFDKTDVPDAPWYVVNADDKRRARLNCITHLLSRFDYNQKDPPELELPPRQEDGGYVRPPMGIQRFVPEVY